From one Sesamum indicum cultivar Zhongzhi No. 13 linkage group LG13, S_indicum_v1.0, whole genome shotgun sequence genomic stretch:
- the LOC105176417 gene encoding putative pentatricopeptide repeat-containing protein At3g01580, producing MIAGELLIKFLEACRNGRCLTQLHSLSIRTGLTHDALIAAKLIDRYSQLTPLRTARKLFDETPQRTAHIWNCILKCYCREKQYKETLFLFSRLFSSEKPDLYTVPVVLKACAGLRALDCGKIIHGFVKKSHQVGRDLFVGSALIELYSKCGKMDDALRVFEEYSAPDTVLWTTMITGYDQNGEPIQALEFFAQMAMTKGVLFDPITLVSVVSACAQMINLRTGRSVHGYMIRVGFDRGLSLLNALLNLYGKTGAITAAAKVFKKMEEKDVISWGSMISCYAHHGGAREALDLFDEMISRRIEPNIVTLISALQACEASRDLEMGRRIHKLAVRKALDLDLLVSTALIDMYMNCCSPDEAIEVFERMPEKDAVCFSALLHGCVQNGRTSKSIGIFHDMVANDLQPDAFDVVKILMACSEFGGLQQTSCIHGFVAKAGLGNNSFVGASLIESYAKCGNLEGSIAVFRRISNRDVVIWSSMFAAYGFHGKGLEALELFKQMIKHSDVRPNDISFLSILSACSHSGLVKEGIQIFNLMVKDYQLPPNSKHYALVVDLLGRMGELDKALEFTTQLQEPVEANIWGALLGACRIYQNMEIAEIAAKKLLELDPFHAGHYILLSNIYAVDENWANVAGVRELVKAKQLKKATGQSVIETRDEARTFIANDRFHQDSKQIHELMIMLEGTMRVERNVFSMDTTLYDANEI from the coding sequence ATGATTGCTGGTGAGCTACTTATCAAGTTCTTGGAAGCATGTAGAAACGGTAGATGCTTGACCCAACTGCATTCTCTCTCCATCAGGACCGGTCTCACGCATGATGCTCTCATTGCCGCGAAACTGATCGATCGCTACTCGCAGTTAACCCCTCTTCGAACAGCTCGCAAACTGTTCGACGAAACTCCTCAGAGGACTGCGCACATCTGGAACTGCATCCTCAAATGCTATTGTAGAGAGAAACAATATAAAGAAACgttgtttctcttttctcgTCTATTTTCGTCTGAAAAGCCGGATCTTTACACTGTCCCCGTTGTCCTTAAGGCTTGTGCTGGGCTACGAGCGCTTGATTGTGGGAAGATAATTCATGGGTTTGTTAAGAAGAGTCATCAGGTTGGTAGAGACTTGTTTGTTGGGTCGGCTTTAATTGAACTGTATTCAAAATGTGGGAAAATGGATGATGCCTTGCGTGTGTTTGAGGAGTATTCTGCGCCAGATACCGTTTTATGGACTACTATGATTACGGGGTATGATCAGAATGGTGAGCCGATACAGGCGCTTGAGTTTTTTGCTCAAATGGCTATGACAAAAGGGGTTCTTTTCGACCCTATTACTCTTGTCAGTGTAGTATCTGCATGTGCGCAGATGATCAATCTAAGGACGGGGAGGAGCGTCCACGGGTATATGATCAGGGTGGGATTTGATAGAGGCTTATCCTTGTTGAATGCGCTGTTAAATTTATATGGAAAGACAGGTGCTATTACCGCTGCAGCCAAAGTGTTTAAGAAAATGGAAGAGAAAGATGTGATTTCATGGGGTTCTATGATTTCCTGTTATGCTCATCATGGGGGTGCTAGGGAAGCACTGGATCTTTTTGATGAGATGATATCTAGAAGAATTGAACCGAACATTGTAACTCTGATTAGTGCTTTGCAAGCATGTGAAGCTAGTCGTGATTTAGAAATGGGTAGAAGGATACATAAACTTGCTGTAAGGAAGGCATTAGATTTGGATCTCTTGGTTTCCACAGCTCTAATAGACATGTACATGAACTGCTGTTCCCCTGACGAAGCGATTGAGGTATTCGAACGGATGCCTGAGAAAGATGCTGTTTGTTTTTCAGCACTCTTGCATGGAtgtgttcaaaatggaaggaCAAGCAAATCCATTGGCATTTTCCATGATATGGTGGCCAATGATCTTCAACCTGATGCCTTTGATGTggttaaaattttgatggccTGTTCAGAGTTCGGTGGTCTTCAACAAACTAGTTGCATTCATGGTTTTGTTGCTAAAGCTGGCCTGGGcaataattcttttgttggTGCTTCACTCATAGAATCTTATGCAAAATGTGGTAACTTGGAAGGTTCTATTGCAGTTTTCAGGCGCATAAGCAATAGAGATGTTGTTATCTGGAGCTCTATGTTTGCAGCATATGGGTTTCATGGCAAAGGCCTAGAGGCTCTGGAATTGTTTAAGCAGATGATTAAGCATTCAGATGTTAGGCCAAATGATATATCGTTCCTCTCGATTCTATCTGCGTGCAGTCATTCTGGTCTAGTTAAAGAAGGAATTCAAATATTCAATCTGATGGTGAAGGACTATCAACTACCTCCCAACTCAAAACATTATGCATTAGTAGTCGACCTTCTTGGCCGCATGGGGGAGCTGGACAAGGCCTTGGAATTCACCACTCAACTCCAAGAGCCTGTTGAGGCCAATATATGGGGAGCTTTGCTTGGTGCTTGTCGGATTTATCAAAACATGGAGATAGCAGAGATTGCAGCAAAAAAGCTGCTTGAACTCGATCCCTTCCATGCCGGTCATTACATTTTGTTATCAAACATATACGCTGTTGATGAGAATTGGGCTAATGTAGCTGGTGTTAGAGAATTAGTTAAAGCGAAGCAACTGAAGAAGGCAACGGGACAGAGTGTGATCGAGACAAGAGATGAAGCACGTACTTTCATAGCTAACGATAGATTTCATCAAGATTCTAAGCAGATTCATGAATTAATGATTATGTTAGAAGGGACGATGAGAGTCGAGCGTAACGTTTTCAGTATGGACACTACACTTTATGATGCTAATGAGATATAG
- the LOC105176337 gene encoding vacuolar protein 8, with the protein MSEALLFGEREAQILAAREIGKLNSKQKQRLAENGVISQLVLMLHSQDYESIEAALFALLNLAFGSERNKRRIAKAGAVPAILKILQWENVNLLELALAALLILSSCSANKPEIASSGAIQTLLELLDSQFPICQSVSHQAKFDIISTLHNLSTSPQIIPSIMLSGGLIIVIQFIYESEKSSELVEKAMALMESIVSSSQVALNQACEAGGVIRMLVEAVEEGSAACQEHAAGILLLICKSCRERYRGMILKEGAMPGLLQLTVDGTWRARDNAKALLLLLRDCNNGGSSRAKRSKNVALEKVMREIDRGEGTGASTLMVEEMIAKLRT; encoded by the exons ATGTCGGAAGCCCTTCTGTTCGGCGAAAGAGAAGCTCAAATCTTAGCCGCCAGAGAGATCGGCAAGCTGAACAGTAAGCAAAAGCAGCGATTAGCTGAAAACGGAGTCATTTCTCAGTTGGTTCTCATGCTTCATAGCCAAGATTATGAGTCCATTGAAGCTGCCCTATTTGCTCTGCTCAATCTTGCCTTCGGCAGTGAAAG GAACAAACGACGTATAGCGAAAGCAGGGGCTGTACCAGCAATACTCAAGATCCTACAATGGGAAAATGTAAATTTGCTCGAACTGGCATTGGCTGCCCTCTTGATCTTGTCTTCTTGCTCGGCAAATAAGCCTGAAATCGCGTCTTCCGGGGCGATTCAGACTCTCTTGGAACTATTGGACTCGCAGTTTCCGATTTGCCAAAGCGTCAGTCATCAGGCGAAGTTTGACATCATATCCACACTGCACAATCTCTCGACTTCCCCACAGATTATCCCATCAATAATGCTTTCAGGGGGCTTGATTATAGtgattcaatttatttacGAGTCTGAGAAATCATCGGAGTTGGTGGAGAAGGCAATGGCTTTGATGGAATCAATCGTTTCTTCATCTCAAGTTGCTTTAAATCAG GCCTGTGAAGCCGGCGGTGTGATCCGGATGTTGGTGGAGGCGGTGGAGGAGGGATCGGCCGCATGCCAAGAGCATGCAGCCGGAATTCTGTTGCTGATATGCAAAAGCTGCAGGGAGAGATACAGAGGGATGATTTTGAAGGAAGGGGCAATGCCAGGGCTTCTACAGCTGACCGTTGATGGGACTTGGCGTGCTAGAGACAATGCCAAAGCGTTGCTTTTGTTGCTTAGAGATTGCAACAACGGTGGATCATCGAGGGCCAAGCGCTCGAAGAACGTGGCATTGGAAAAGGTTATGCGAGAGATAGATAGAGGGGAAGGAACTGGAGCTTCTACTCTGATGGTGGAGGAGATGATAGCCAAACTTAGAACATGA
- the LOC105176338 gene encoding altered inheritance of mitochondria protein 32, with product MRIGHPTRSLSSVTQIYLLLQSPKALPRFLPNISRKSRGFPPLATQSSPRCSMAGESESFSTATEDNAKYGFERAEMYESNLAGTVDPYERHVFLCYKSHELWPSRVEDSDSDPLPKLLASALKARKNDISLKTRLTICERSDDVKLSNGDVLIFPEMIMYRGLKDSNVDSFVEDVLVNGKPWLSGVQEELIGSYVFVCAHNNRDRRCGVCGPVLIQKFKEEIESKDLKNQVFVTACSHVGGHKYAGNVIIFSAGPDGNIAGNWYGYVAPSDVLELLDKQIGKGEIIHRIWRGQMGANVKEAEKVEEMKLTNGTNVNNNEKQPQENGTEEKTESVSSCCQGGGGGGFSCCRDETVEKKSVNKEWGGLSSWTGQWEQRHVLTTVAVVGAVATVAVAYGLYRRAR from the exons ATGCGCATTGGGCACCCGACCCGATCTCTCTCCTCAGTCACACAAATATATCTGTTGCTCCAATCTCCAAAAGCTCTCCCAAGATTTCTTCCAAATATCTCACGTAAATCCCGCGGCTTCCCTCCGTTAGCGACTCAATCGTCTCCTAGGTGCAGCATGGCCGGAGAATCGGAGAGCTTCTCCACCGCCACGGAGGACAACGCCAAGTACGGATTCGAGCGAGCGGAGATGTACGAAAGCAACCTCGCCGGAACCGTTGACCCGTACGAACGCCACGTCTTCCTCTGCTACAAGTCTCATGAGTTGTGGCCTTCGCGCGTGGAGGATTCCGACTCCGATCCTCTCCCTAAGCTGCTCGCCTCCGCTCTCAAAGCTCGTAAAAACGATATCAGTCTCAAG ACTCGGTTGACCATATGCGAGAGAAGTGATGATGTGAAGTTGTCCAACGGAGATGTTCTAATTTTTCCAGAAATGATTATGTACAG gGGTTTGAAAGACTCAAATGTGGATAGCTTTGTTGAGGATGTGCTTGTTAATGGCAAACCTTGGCTGTCCGGAGTTCAGGAGGAGTTGATCGGTTCATATGTCTTTGTTTGTGCTCATAACAACCGAGACCGGAGATGTGGTGTTTGTGGCCCAGTTCTGATTCAAAAGTTTAAAGAGGAGATTGAATCCAAGGATCTGAAGAACCAGGTCTTTGTGACTGCTTGTTCACATGTAGGAGGACACAAGTATGCAGGCAATGTGATAATCTTTAGTGCGGGTCCTGATGGCAATATTGCTGGTAATTG GTACGGGTATGTCGCACCTAGTGATGTTCTGGAATTGCTCGATAAACAAATTGGCAAGGGAGAAATCATTCATCGAATTTGGAG AGGCCAAATGGGTGCAAATGTTAAAGAAGCTGAAAAAGTTGAGGAGATGAAGCTTACTAATGGAACTAATGTTAACAACAATGAAAAGCAACCTCAAGAGAATGGCACCGAAGAAAAGACGGAAAGTGTGTCAAGCTGTTGCCagggtggtggtggtggtggattCTCATGCTGCAGAGATGAGACTGTTGAGAAGAAATCAGTTAATAAGGAATGGGGAGGACTCTCGTCCTGGACTGGCCAATGGGAGCAGCGCCATGTCCTCACCACTGTTGCTGTG GTGGGTGCAGTGGCTACTGTTGCTGTGGCTTATGGTCTCTACCGAAGAGCCAGGTGA
- the LOC105176339 gene encoding serine/threonine-protein kinase D6PK has product MTSNSVSTRNIHAPRPPSARQHSREAGSSESRAVPKDHDMRTTYAKSSSKAVSECRYETSRFIMRENEQGQEQFHCRDEGKDISQEQATTSETNDVKNCNPNGLLESADVASLPAEGAVDLLNARLLSKSGVAYCSSPQNSFYSATEYAEAKQSFTNTEVSESMSSVEKNGENVEVSNLRDFVKSRKTSLYRGSTGSDFSDETSSSSFSSAIYKPHKANDTRWEAIQAVRTRKNGSLESKNFRIFKRLGCGDIGTVHLAELIGTQTCFAIKVMDKETLASRKKLLRAQTEREILQSLDHPFLPTLYAHFETEKLSFLVMEFCPGGDLHALRQRQPGKFFTEHAARFYIAEVLLALEYLHMLGIIYRDLKPENVLVREDGHIMLSDFDLSLRCAVSPTLVKSSNAESKNLGLCIQPACLEPSCSIQPTCFRPRLSGKPKKEKKTRRYAEIHNHITLLPELIAEPTNARSMSFVGTHEYLAPEIVKGEGHGSAVDWWTFGIFLYELLFGRTPFKGAGNRATLFNIVGQPLRFPDSPTVSFAARDLIRGLLVKEPQHRLAYRRGATEIKQHPFFQNVNWALIRCASPPEVPPPYIMDNAGVPPPAAGTVHGVDVKPAGNYYEIDFF; this is encoded by the exons ATGACATCCAATTCCGTCAGCACGAGGAATATTCATGCTCCCCGTCCTCCATCTGCCAGACAACATAGTCGTGAAGCGGGCTCATCTGAATCTCGTGCAGTCCCTAAAGATCACGATATGAGAACTACCTATGCTAAATCCAGCTCCAAGGCTGTTTCAGAATGTCGCTATGAAACATCCCGTTTTATTATGCGAGAAAATGAGCAAGGGCAGGAGCAATTTCATTGTAGAGATGAAGGAAAAGATATAAGCCAGGAGCAGGCTACAACATCTGAAACCAATGATGTCAAGAATTGCAATCCTAATGGGCTTTTGGAATCAGCTGATGTTGCTTCATTGCCTGCTGAAGGAGCTGTAGACCTGTTAAATGCTCGATTACTTTCAAAATCAGGAGTCGCTTACTGTTCAAGCCCCCAAAACAGTTTCTACTCTGCTACAGAGTATGCAGAAGCTAAACAAAGCTTCACCAACACTGAAGTCAGTGAAAGTATGAGCAGTGTGGAGAAAAATGGTGAAAATGTGGAAGTCAGCAACTTGCGTGATTTCGTGAAGAGCAGGAAGACTAGTCTATATAGAGGCAGCACTGGCAGTGATTTTAGTGATGAAACCAGCTCTAGTAGTTTTAGCAGTGCTATATACAAACCACACAAAGCAAATGATACAAGGTGGGAAGCAATTCAAGCCGTTAGAACTCGTAAAAATGGGTCATTGGAGTCGAAAAATTTCAGGATTTTCAAGAGGCTAGGATGTGGAGATATAGGCACTGTCCATCTGGCGGAGTTGATTGGCACACAAACTTGTTTTGCCATAAAAGTGATGGATAAAGAAACTCTAGCAAGTCGGAAGAAGCTTCTCAGAGCTCAGACGGAAAGAGAGATTCTGCAGTCTCTTGATCATCCCTTTCTGCCCACCTTATATGCTCACTTTGAGACGGAGAAATTATCATTCCTAGTGATGGAGTTTTGTCCTGGGGGAGATTTGCATGCACTTCGGCAAAGACAACCTGGGAAGTTCTTTACAGAGCATGCTGCCAG GTTCTACATTGCTGAAGTCCTCCTAGCTTTAGAGTATCTGCACATGCTTGGTATTATCTACAGAGATCTTAAACCAGAAAATGTTTTGGTGAGGGAAGATGGGCACATTATGCTTTCAGATTTCGACCTTTCGTTGAGATGTGCGGTGAGCCCAACTCTCGTTAAGTCCTCGAATGCAGAATCCAAGAACCTGGGACTCTGCATTCAGCCAGCTTGCCTCGAGCCATCATGCTCCATCCAGCCTACATGTTTCCGGCCACGATTGTCAGGCAAgcccaaaaaggaaaaaaagacgAGACGATATGCAGAAATACACAACCACATCACTCTTCTTCCGGAACTGATAGCTGAACCTACAAACGCTCGTTCCATGTCCTTTGTGGGCACACATGAATATCTAGCACCCGAAATTGTCAAAGGTGAAGGTCATGGAAGTGCAGTGGATTGGTGGACATTCGGGATTTTTCTCTATGAGCTTTTGTTCGGGCGAACACCTTTCAAAGGAGCAGGGAATCGAGCTACATTGTTCAACATTGTTGGACAACCACTGAGGTTCCCTGACTCGCCTACAGTTAGCTTTGCTGCGAGGGACTTGATCAGAGGGTTGCTGGTGAAAGAACCACAGCATCGGCTCGCATACAGACGAGGGGCAACCGAAATAAAGCAACATCCATTTTTTCAGAACGTGAATTGGGCTCTTATTCGTTGTGCCAGTCCTCCGGAGGTACCTCCACCCTACATAATGGATAATGCAGGTGTACCTCCACCGGCGGCTGGGACAGTGCACGGTGTTGATGTGAAGCCGGCAGGTAATTACTACGAAATCGATTTCTTCTAA